In Pseudomonas nunensis, a single window of DNA contains:
- a CDS encoding cupin domain-containing protein, producing the protein MGITQFKNTATLKLDESNPVAVPLGTPVAVASTTSVERDDGVETGVWECTPGRWRRQIVAQEFCHFIQGRCTFTPDDGETLHIEAGDALMLPANSLGIWDIQETVRKTYVLIF; encoded by the coding sequence ATGGGCATCACGCAATTCAAGAACACCGCCACCCTGAAGCTGGACGAATCCAACCCCGTCGCCGTGCCACTGGGGACGCCAGTGGCGGTGGCCTCGACCACCAGCGTCGAGCGCGACGACGGCGTCGAAACCGGCGTCTGGGAATGCACTCCCGGTCGCTGGCGCCGGCAAATCGTGGCCCAGGAGTTCTGTCACTTCATCCAGGGCCGTTGCACCTTCACCCCTGACGACGGTGAAACCCTGCACATAGAAGCCGGCGATGCACTGATGTTGCCAGCCAACAGTCTCGGTATCTGGGATATCCAGGAAACCGTGCGCAAGACCTACGTTTTGATTTTTTGA
- a CDS encoding NAD(P)/FAD-dependent oxidoreductase, whose protein sequence is MPAWRNISLWMDQLDEPLLARPALEQDLDVDVAIIGAGYTGLWTAYYLKRLAPGLEIAIVEAQTAGFGASGRNGGWLMGNLLGEDRLLAGLSPEQRRASFDLLHSIPDEVEIVLEREGIDCDYRKGGVLYCAARYPEQEASLRGYLDKLHSQGLTENDYRWLSPEQLAQQIRIAKPYGGIYAPHVATIHPAKLVRGLARAVERMGVKIYENSPVTQWQSGSLRTAKAQVRSRWIVPAVEGYAVTLPPLGRYQLPVQSLIVATEPLSAATWDEIGLSRGQAFGESSRQVTYGQRTADNRLVFGARGGYQFAGKLRHDFDLTTGEVELRRYLFGELFPQLKNVRITHAWGGNLGMSRHFKPHMLCDRAAGIALSGGYGGEGVGASNLGGRTLADLILERDTELVRQPWVIPQGGLDALKAWEPEPCRWLGYNAIIRSFVHEDQTLANPATAPWRRKLASGVAGFMEGFMH, encoded by the coding sequence ATGCCGGCGTGGCGCAACATCAGTTTATGGATGGATCAACTCGACGAGCCGTTGCTGGCACGTCCGGCCTTGGAACAGGACCTGGACGTCGATGTGGCCATCATCGGCGCCGGCTACACTGGGTTGTGGACCGCGTACTACCTCAAGCGCCTGGCCCCGGGCCTGGAGATCGCCATCGTCGAGGCGCAAACCGCCGGTTTTGGCGCCTCGGGCCGCAATGGCGGCTGGCTGATGGGCAATCTGCTGGGTGAGGACCGTTTGCTTGCCGGTCTCTCGCCTGAACAACGCCGCGCCTCGTTCGATCTGCTGCACAGCATTCCCGATGAAGTAGAGATCGTCCTCGAACGCGAAGGCATCGACTGCGATTACCGCAAAGGTGGCGTGCTGTATTGCGCGGCGCGTTATCCAGAGCAGGAGGCCAGCCTGCGCGGTTACCTGGACAAGCTGCACAGCCAGGGCCTGACCGAAAACGATTACCGCTGGCTCAGCCCCGAGCAATTGGCGCAACAGATCAGAATCGCCAAGCCTTATGGCGGTATCTATGCGCCGCATGTGGCGACCATTCACCCGGCAAAACTGGTGCGTGGCCTGGCCCGGGCGGTGGAGCGCATGGGCGTCAAGATCTATGAGAACAGCCCGGTCACTCAGTGGCAGTCCGGCAGTTTGCGTACGGCCAAGGCTCAGGTGCGCAGCCGCTGGATTGTGCCTGCGGTCGAAGGCTACGCCGTCACGCTGCCGCCCCTGGGGCGTTATCAATTGCCGGTTCAGAGCCTGATTGTGGCCACCGAGCCTTTGTCCGCCGCGACGTGGGACGAAATCGGCTTGAGCCGTGGCCAGGCTTTTGGCGAGAGCAGCCGCCAGGTCACTTACGGCCAGCGCACCGCCGACAATCGCCTGGTGTTCGGCGCTCGGGGTGGCTATCAGTTCGCTGGCAAATTACGCCATGACTTCGACCTGACCACCGGCGAGGTGGAACTGCGGCGTTATCTGTTCGGCGAACTGTTCCCGCAACTCAAGAACGTGCGCATCACTCACGCGTGGGGCGGCAACCTGGGCATGTCCCGACATTTCAAGCCGCACATGCTCTGCGATCGGGCCGCTGGCATCGCGTTGTCTGGCGGTTATGGCGGGGAGGGTGTCGGTGCCAGCAATTTGGGCGGGCGAACCCTCGCCGATCTGATCCTGGAGCGCGATACCGAGCTGGTGCGCCAGCCTTGGGTCATCCCACAGGGTGGACTCGATGCGCTGAAAGCCTGGGAGCCGGAACCCTGCCGCTGGCTCGGCTACAACGCGATCATCCGCAGCTTCGTCCACGAAGACCAGACCCTGGCCAACCCGGCCACCGCACCCTGGCGGCGCAAACTCGCCAGCGGCGTGGCGGGGTTCATGGAAGGTTTCATGCACTAA
- a CDS encoding helix-turn-helix domain-containing protein yields MHADDDGPLQTQATGETVMRYHLCWKHRDLDGVMALYHPDIQYSDFFQNRVMGLDELREYVRDSMPRNPGEALEHSDRIRLDGNTAFIQYQMTLRGTDGMVSFRSSEAITVRDGLIWRVNEYASLVREQPPSKTSNNLRPAASRLGLSPRQLSFMAEDLQQYFQRQQPYLDPELDLQRVAKECGYSRNQISYLLNQVLGQSFYRYVNQARLQHLLAALDKATPPLRVDELAFAAGFNSLSAFYSCFRQHTGQSPKAYVKQISLRARAQDSL; encoded by the coding sequence ATGCACGCCGATGATGATGGTCCGCTGCAAACCCAAGCCACCGGCGAGACGGTCATGCGCTACCACCTGTGCTGGAAACACCGGGACCTGGACGGCGTGATGGCGCTGTATCACCCGGACATCCAGTACAGCGACTTTTTCCAGAACCGCGTGATGGGCCTGGACGAGTTGCGCGAGTACGTACGCGACAGCATGCCGCGCAATCCCGGCGAAGCGCTGGAGCATTCGGATCGCATTCGCCTGGACGGCAACACCGCGTTCATTCAATACCAGATGACCCTGCGCGGCACCGACGGGATGGTGTCGTTTCGCTCCAGCGAAGCGATCACCGTGCGTGACGGCTTGATCTGGCGCGTCAACGAATACGCGTCTCTGGTGCGCGAACAGCCGCCGAGTAAAACGTCGAATAACCTGCGCCCGGCGGCCAGCCGGCTTGGATTGTCACCGCGACAACTGAGCTTTATGGCCGAAGACCTGCAGCAGTATTTTCAGCGCCAGCAACCTTATCTGGACCCCGAACTCGATTTGCAGCGGGTGGCGAAGGAGTGCGGTTACAGCCGCAATCAGATTTCCTATCTGTTGAACCAGGTGCTCGGGCAAAGCTTCTATCGTTACGTCAACCAGGCGCGCCTGCAGCACTTGCTCGCGGCGCTGGACAAGGCTACGCCACCATTGCGGGTCGACGAACTGGCGTTTGCCGCTGGCTTCAACTCGCTGTCGGCGTTTTACAGTTGTTTCCGCCAACACACCGGCCAGTCGCCCAAGGCCTACGTCAAACAAATTTCTTTGCGTGCACGCGCGCAAGACAGCCTCTGA
- a CDS encoding DUF1652 domain-containing protein, translating to MNKGSFSKVTFPNACQLMRWHFHPMGFEASMDAPGSMIARLFDRASGETMIAIAGIPCATVMNAADVERIIEAVEDELETFIPPVALRSYA from the coding sequence ATGAACAAAGGGTCATTCAGCAAAGTTACCTTTCCAAACGCCTGCCAGCTGATGCGCTGGCATTTTCATCCCATGGGTTTCGAGGCGAGCATGGACGCGCCGGGCAGCATGATTGCCCGTCTTTTTGACCGTGCCAGTGGCGAAACCATGATCGCCATTGCTGGCATTCCTTGCGCGACCGTGATGAATGCCGCAGATGTAGAACGAATAATCGAAGCGGTGGAAGATGAACTTGAAACGTTCATTCCGCCGGTGGCGCTCAGGAGTTATGCCTGA
- a CDS encoding UvrD-helicase domain-containing protein: protein MLQHTPDLPPELRPLAEMPWLKRLAARFFGYGLTQMRAQHRASWLHGQADGFRSGHSAGVDYGFKEGKLEGLEEGRQVLLIRDSRSTEHRPPNVDDNLFDDWRLPLNAEIKKRMKADVARLLPAHAQPSVAQWKMIFSDTPSTSVIAGAGAGKSTTLVLRILLLTHYLGFELSSMTVVTFTRESRKDFINKLIELFGLWGRALSLKDARELVRTFHSRILPMVRSLPGFERLQAFENLSNRPQNGDEEVDSNPFDLRINDAQRQQLNACYHALFTTNERFRELIQPLSRHALQLKELERDHPDVQKRVAVTELAAKRDEELCDTIEDLWFRAGAWPIKGIEPNRQTFDINGSTFHCHGYIPSLDAWVVLGFDPRENPQVSRPNAKLTVRAEWAVKRTLFQAFCRKPLIWLDSYESSKRVLASLAGDASAGPGFDYKVKGELGSSPLLDCFVAAAGFIENLGLDVPDAVGRMNFAKDDPDRFFFEALSLFWRALEDHLLDQKPPVMTYNRMFALFSEHSPENLKLLSDELLRPLSHLMIDEFQDVSPQIVSWIRASLAEIRSRGPAMHVGRGAQRSSLLCVGDDWQSIYGWRGSSPTYFMEFNKEFPSPSTTRVMLSDNYRSHQHIIDAAEHIVRAAPAIPGKKAKACGESKALQPVNVLDRDDQGMAQRLMEHYRRGDSILMLYRKSSDKSLIEQHIQSLVNVDSSLPYDARRLKQLTYHSAKGLQADAVFLLGDCQHLTSSPYKNQVYRMAGLGKAGDSEAYDTAQKDEILRLAYVGITRAVSHCYWYVDGQDGQTVNMPKASDKVGQGKAFFADHRQSAKSA, encoded by the coding sequence GTGCTGCAACACACCCCCGATCTCCCTCCCGAACTACGTCCCCTCGCCGAGATGCCATGGCTCAAGCGCCTGGCCGCCCGTTTTTTCGGGTATGGCTTGACCCAAATGCGCGCGCAACACCGTGCATCGTGGCTCCACGGGCAGGCTGACGGCTTTCGCAGCGGCCACAGTGCCGGGGTGGATTACGGCTTTAAGGAGGGCAAGCTCGAAGGGCTGGAAGAAGGCCGGCAGGTGTTGTTGATCCGCGACTCGCGCTCCACCGAGCACCGACCGCCGAATGTCGACGACAACCTGTTCGATGATTGGCGGCTGCCGTTGAATGCCGAGATCAAGAAACGCATGAAGGCTGATGTCGCGCGACTGCTGCCTGCTCATGCTCAGCCCAGCGTTGCGCAATGGAAGATGATCTTCAGCGATACACCTTCGACCTCGGTGATCGCCGGCGCGGGTGCGGGCAAGTCGACGACGCTGGTACTGCGTATTCTGTTGCTGACCCACTATTTAGGGTTCGAATTGAGTTCGATGACCGTGGTGACCTTCACCCGCGAATCGCGCAAAGACTTCATCAACAAACTCATCGAGCTGTTTGGCTTGTGGGGCCGGGCACTCAGCCTTAAAGACGCCCGGGAACTGGTGCGCACCTTTCACTCGCGGATTCTGCCGATGGTCCGTAGTTTGCCGGGATTCGAGCGCTTGCAGGCCTTCGAAAATCTCAGCAATCGCCCACAAAACGGTGACGAGGAAGTCGACAGCAATCCATTCGACCTGCGAATCAACGACGCCCAGCGCCAGCAGCTCAACGCTTGTTATCACGCGTTGTTCACCACCAACGAACGCTTTCGCGAGCTGATCCAGCCTTTATCTCGCCATGCCTTGCAGCTCAAGGAGCTGGAACGCGATCACCCTGATGTACAGAAGCGTGTGGCCGTGACTGAACTGGCGGCCAAGCGCGATGAAGAACTCTGCGACACGATTGAAGACCTGTGGTTTCGCGCGGGTGCCTGGCCGATCAAGGGCATCGAGCCGAATCGTCAGACGTTCGATATCAACGGCTCGACCTTTCATTGTCACGGCTACATTCCAAGCCTGGACGCCTGGGTGGTGCTGGGCTTCGATCCTCGGGAAAACCCGCAAGTCAGCCGTCCAAATGCCAAGCTGACGGTGCGCGCCGAATGGGCAGTAAAGCGCACCTTGTTTCAAGCATTCTGTCGTAAGCCATTGATATGGCTGGATAGTTATGAATCTTCAAAACGTGTTTTAGCCTCGTTGGCCGGGGATGCCAGTGCCGGGCCGGGGTTCGATTACAAGGTCAAGGGTGAGCTAGGCTCCTCACCGTTGCTGGACTGTTTCGTCGCTGCCGCCGGGTTTATCGAGAACCTGGGGCTGGACGTTCCCGATGCCGTGGGCCGTATGAATTTTGCCAAGGACGACCCGGACCGGTTTTTCTTTGAAGCCTTGAGCCTGTTCTGGCGCGCCCTGGAAGATCACTTGCTCGATCAAAAGCCACCGGTGATGACCTATAACCGGATGTTTGCCCTGTTCAGCGAGCATTCGCCCGAAAACCTGAAGCTGCTGAGCGATGAGCTGCTCAGGCCGCTGTCGCACCTGATGATCGACGAATTTCAAGACGTATCGCCGCAGATTGTCTCGTGGATTCGCGCCAGCCTGGCCGAGATTCGCAGTCGTGGACCGGCGATGCATGTAGGGCGTGGTGCGCAGCGTTCGTCGTTGCTGTGTGTTGGCGATGATTGGCAGTCGATCTATGGCTGGCGCGGCAGTTCGCCGACGTACTTTATGGAGTTCAACAAGGAATTCCCGTCGCCGAGCACCACTCGGGTCATGCTCAGCGACAATTATCGCAGTCATCAGCACATCATCGATGCCGCCGAACACATCGTGCGAGCCGCGCCAGCCATCCCTGGCAAGAAGGCCAAGGCCTGCGGTGAATCCAAGGCGCTCCAGCCGGTGAACGTGCTGGACCGGGATGACCAAGGCATGGCGCAGCGGTTGATGGAACACTATCGGCGCGGCGATTCAATCTTGATGCTTTATCGAAAAAGTAGCGATAAGTCATTGATAGAGCAGCATATTCAATCTTTAGTTAATGTTGATTCTAGCCTGCCGTACGACGCTCGCCGGCTCAAGCAATTGACCTATCACAGCGCCAAAGGGCTTCAGGCGGACGCTGTGTTCTTGCTGGGCGATTGCCAGCATCTGACCAGCTCGCCTTACAAGAACCAGGTGTATCGCATGGCAGGGCTGGGCAAGGCTGGGGACAGCGAGGCTTATGACACGGCGCAGAAAGACGAGATTCTGCGGCTGGCTTATGTCGGGATCACCCGGGCGGTGAGTCATTGCTATTGGTATGTCGATGGCCAGGACGGCCAAACCGTCAATATGCCCAAGGCGTCTGACAAGGTCGGTCAGGGCAAGGCGTTCTTTGCGGATCATCGGCAGAGCGCAAAATCCGCATAG
- a CDS encoding pirin family protein — MLELRPFNTLGGAHHGWLDAHHHFSFAEYHDPKRMNWGNLRVWNDDVIAPGTGFPQHPHRDMEIITYVREGAITHQDNLGNKGRTEAGDVQVMSAGTGIAHSEYNLESTETRIFQIWIIPNEAGSAPSWGAKPFPKGQREGFVTLASGKTGDDQSLRIRADARLVAANLKAGESAEYHLDNGRRAYLVPATGVIEVNGLRAQARDGVAVADEQVLRVTAIEDSEIVLVDLA, encoded by the coding sequence ATGCTTGAACTCAGACCATTCAACACCTTGGGCGGCGCCCATCATGGCTGGTTGGATGCCCATCACCACTTTTCGTTCGCCGAGTACCATGACCCGAAACGCATGAACTGGGGCAACCTGCGGGTCTGGAACGATGACGTGATCGCCCCGGGTACTGGCTTCCCACAGCATCCGCACCGCGACATGGAAATCATCACTTATGTGCGTGAAGGTGCGATTACCCACCAGGACAACCTGGGCAACAAGGGCCGTACTGAAGCGGGTGACGTGCAGGTCATGAGCGCAGGCACCGGGATCGCCCACAGCGAGTACAACCTGGAATCCACCGAGACCCGGATTTTCCAGATCTGGATCATCCCCAACGAGGCCGGCTCGGCTCCGTCGTGGGGCGCCAAGCCTTTCCCGAAAGGTCAGCGCGAAGGTTTCGTGACCTTGGCCAGCGGCAAGACCGGCGACGATCAAAGCCTGCGGATTCGCGCTGATGCGCGGTTGGTGGCGGCGAATCTGAAGGCCGGGGAATCGGCGGAGTATCACCTTGATAACGGGCGCCGTGCCTACCTGGTTCCGGCCACCGGTGTGATTGAAGTCAACGGCTTGCGTGCACAAGCTCGAGACGGTGTAGCGGTCGCCGATGAGCAAGTGTTGCGTGTGACGGCGATTGAAGACAGTGAGATCGTGTTGGTGGATCTGGCTTAA
- the pgm gene encoding phosphoglucomutase (alpha-D-glucose-1,6-bisphosphate-dependent) translates to MTLSPFAGKPAPAELLVDIPRLVTAYYTGQPDANISTQRVAFGTSGHRGSSFDLSFNEWHVLAISQAICLYREAQGIDGPLFVGIDTHALSTPAGASALEVLAANGVTVMIAEGDEYTPTPAISHAILCYNRGRTSGLADGIVITPSHNPPQSGGYKYNPTNGGPADTHITKWIEAKANELLGNKLAGVKRISYEQALKASTTHRHDYVNTYVADLINVIDFDAIRDAKLHLGVDPLGGAGVRYWSAIAEHYRLDLEVVNTEVDPTFRFMTVDWDGQIRMDPSSTHAMQGLIGLKDRFDVAFGCDPDHDRHGIVTPSGGLLAPNNYLAVTIDYLFQNRPHWRADAGVGKTVVSSGLIDRVAKRLGRRLYEVPVGFKWFADGLFDGSLGFGGEESAGASFLRKDGGVWSTDKDGLIPALLAAEMTARTGRDPSQAYRALTDELGEPFSVRVDAKANPEQKALLSKLSPDQVTSTQLAGEAIQSILSHAPGNNQAIGGLKVMTENGWFAARPSGTEDIYKIYAESFISDEHLKQLVAEAQTLVDGAISTK, encoded by the coding sequence ATGACACTCAGTCCTTTTGCGGGCAAACCGGCACCGGCAGAATTGTTGGTCGACATCCCGCGACTGGTAACGGCTTATTACACCGGCCAGCCTGATGCCAACATCTCTACCCAGCGCGTCGCCTTTGGCACGTCAGGTCACCGTGGCAGTTCGTTCGACTTGAGTTTCAACGAATGGCACGTTCTGGCGATCAGCCAGGCCATTTGCCTGTACCGTGAAGCCCAGGGCATCGACGGCCCGCTGTTTGTCGGCATCGACACCCACGCGCTGTCGACCCCAGCCGGTGCCAGCGCCCTCGAAGTGTTGGCCGCCAACGGCGTCACCGTGATGATCGCCGAAGGCGACGAGTACACGCCGACCCCGGCCATCTCCCATGCAATTCTTTGCTACAACCGTGGCCGCACCTCGGGCCTGGCGGATGGCATCGTCATTACGCCGTCCCACAACCCGCCACAAAGCGGCGGCTACAAATACAACCCTACCAATGGCGGTCCGGCCGACACCCACATCACCAAGTGGATCGAAGCCAAGGCCAACGAACTGCTCGGCAACAAGCTGGCCGGCGTCAAGCGCATCAGCTACGAGCAGGCATTGAAAGCCAGCACCACCCATCGCCACGACTACGTCAACACCTATGTCGCCGACCTGATCAACGTGATCGACTTCGACGCCATTCGTGACGCCAAGCTGCATTTGGGTGTCGATCCGTTGGGCGGAGCAGGGGTGCGCTACTGGTCGGCGATTGCCGAGCATTACCGCCTGGATCTGGAAGTGGTCAACACCGAGGTCGATCCGACCTTCCGTTTCATGACCGTCGATTGGGACGGGCAGATCCGCATGGACCCATCGTCCACCCACGCCATGCAGGGCCTGATTGGTCTGAAAGATCGTTTTGACGTGGCCTTCGGCTGCGATCCGGATCACGACCGTCACGGCATCGTGACCCCGTCCGGCGGCCTGTTGGCGCCGAACAACTACCTCGCAGTAACAATCGACTACCTGTTCCAGAACCGTCCGCACTGGCGTGCCGATGCTGGCGTGGGCAAAACCGTGGTCAGCAGTGGTTTGATCGATCGAGTGGCCAAGCGCCTCGGTCGTCGTCTGTACGAAGTGCCGGTCGGCTTCAAGTGGTTTGCCGATGGCCTGTTCGACGGTTCCCTGGGCTTTGGTGGCGAAGAGAGCGCCGGCGCTTCCTTCCTGCGCAAGGACGGTGGTGTCTGGAGCACTGACAAAGACGGCCTGATTCCGGCGCTGTTGGCGGCAGAAATGACCGCCCGCACCGGTCGCGACCCAAGCCAGGCCTATCGCGCACTGACTGACGAGTTGGGCGAACCGTTCTCGGTGCGGGTCGATGCCAAGGCCAACCCTGAGCAGAAAGCACTGCTGAGCAAATTGTCCCCGGACCAAGTCACCTCGACCCAACTGGCTGGCGAAGCGATCCAGAGCATCCTCAGCCATGCGCCGGGTAACAACCAGGCAATCGGTGGCTTGAAGGTCATGACCGAGAACGGCTGGTTTGCGGCGCGTCCGTCGGGCACTGAAGACATCTATAAGATCTATGCGGAAAGCTTTATCAGCGACGAGCATCTCAAGCAGTTGGTGGCTGAGGCTCAGACCCTGGTGGATGGCGCTATTTCAACGAAGTGA
- a CDS encoding SDR family oxidoreductase, with protein sequence MTDKKVWLVTGAGRGLGTEIAKSALAAGHAVVATGRDVAKVGAAIGKHDNLLTVQLDVTRPEDAQAAVEAAIGKFGRIDVLVNNAGNFYAGFFEELSPDQVRKQIETLLFGPMNVTRAVLPVMRQQRSGLLLNISSTAGIAGGMFCTAYAAAKFGIEGWTESLTPEIEPYGIRTMLVEPGFFRTELLSADSTTYAEPAIDDYAQRTREIVAAWSGMDGKQGGDPAKLAAAIVQLAGRDEPLTRFAAGADAVQTFEAKAKALLDQAEAHRALSSSLAHDG encoded by the coding sequence ATGACTGACAAGAAGGTTTGGCTCGTCACCGGCGCTGGCCGCGGGCTGGGCACCGAGATCGCCAAGTCGGCGCTGGCCGCAGGACATGCCGTGGTGGCAACCGGCCGCGATGTCGCCAAGGTCGGCGCGGCCATTGGCAAGCATGACAATCTGCTCACAGTCCAGCTCGACGTTACCCGTCCCGAAGATGCCCAGGCCGCGGTCGAGGCCGCCATCGGCAAGTTCGGCCGGATCGACGTTCTGGTCAACAACGCGGGCAATTTCTACGCAGGCTTCTTCGAAGAACTGAGCCCGGATCAGGTGCGCAAGCAGATCGAGACCCTGCTGTTCGGTCCGATGAACGTCACCCGTGCCGTGCTGCCGGTGATGCGCCAGCAGCGCTCCGGCCTGTTGCTGAACATCTCTTCGACCGCGGGCATTGCCGGCGGCATGTTCTGCACCGCCTACGCGGCCGCCAAGTTCGGTATCGAAGGCTGGACCGAGTCCCTGACTCCCGAGATCGAACCCTACGGTATCCGCACAATGCTAGTGGAACCGGGGTTCTTTCGCACCGAACTGCTGAGCGCCGACTCCACCACCTACGCCGAGCCAGCCATCGACGACTACGCCCAGCGCACGCGAGAGATCGTCGCGGCCTGGAGCGGCATGGACGGCAAACAGGGCGGCGACCCGGCCAAGCTTGCGGCCGCCATCGTACAGCTCGCGGGACGAGATGAACCGCTGACGCGTTTCGCCGCTGGCGCCGATGCCGTGCAGACCTTCGAGGCCAAGGCCAAGGCGCTGCTCGATCAGGCCGAGGCGCATCGCGCGTTGTCGTCCTCGCTTGCCCACGACGGCTGA
- a CDS encoding SDR family oxidoreductase yields MSNLPTDQVESDDAAGRERREFIKAGLVVTAAALLPGLAASASAATATGAQAQGHQGAGKKVWMITGSSRGLGLAIARSALAAGHAVVATGRNPQRVAAALGNHHDLLTVRLDVTRPEEAYTAVEAAVGRFGRIDVLVNNAGNFYAGFFEELSPDQVRSQIETLLFGPMNVARATLPVMRKQRSGLLLNISSSGGITGGMFCTAYSAAKFGIEGWTESLIPEIEPYGIRTMLVEPGFFRTELLTPASTTYAEPSIDDYAPRTRETVTAWKSMDGKQPGDPVKLANAIVQLAGREQPPLRFPGGADAVQTFEVKSKNLAEQANANRALSSALAHDA; encoded by the coding sequence ATGAGCAATCTACCCACCGACCAAGTCGAATCCGACGACGCAGCAGGCCGTGAACGCCGGGAATTCATCAAGGCCGGCCTGGTCGTGACGGCCGCTGCCTTGCTGCCTGGTTTGGCTGCGAGTGCGTCGGCCGCGACCGCAACCGGCGCGCAAGCGCAAGGGCATCAAGGGGCAGGCAAGAAGGTGTGGATGATCACCGGCTCCAGCCGGGGCCTGGGCTTGGCGATCGCCAGATCGGCACTGGCTGCCGGCCATGCGGTCGTGGCTACCGGGCGCAATCCGCAACGGGTCGCGGCGGCGCTGGGCAACCACCATGACCTGCTCACCGTCAGGCTCGATGTCACCCGTCCGGAAGAGGCCTACACCGCGGTCGAAGCGGCCGTGGGCAGGTTCGGCCGGATCGATGTCCTGGTCAACAACGCGGGCAACTTCTACGCAGGCTTCTTCGAAGAGCTCAGCCCGGATCAGGTTCGCAGCCAGATCGAGACCCTGCTGTTCGGCCCCATGAACGTCGCCCGTGCCACGTTGCCGGTGATGCGCAAGCAGCGCTCGGGGCTGCTGCTCAATATCTCCTCGAGCGGTGGCATCACCGGCGGCATGTTCTGCACGGCGTATTCCGCCGCAAAGTTCGGCATCGAAGGATGGACGGAGTCGCTCATCCCGGAAATCGAGCCCTACGGCATCCGCACGATGCTGGTGGAGCCCGGCTTCTTTCGCACCGAACTGCTGACCCCGGCCTCAACCACGTACGCGGAACCCTCGATTGATGATTACGCCCCGCGTACGCGGGAGACCGTCACGGCGTGGAAGAGCATGGACGGCAAGCAGCCGGGAGATCCGGTCAAGCTCGCCAACGCCATCGTGCAACTCGCGGGGCGCGAACAACCGCCGCTCCGCTTCCCCGGCGGTGCCGATGCGGTGCAGACCTTCGAGGTTAAGTCCAAGAACCTGGCCGAGCAGGCCAATGCCAATCGCGCACTGTCGAGCGCCCTGGCGCATGACGCGTAG
- a CDS encoding DUF1330 domain-containing protein, giving the protein MKKYILTAAAVMAMALSATVYAQPPGYMIANYTITDQAGFQRYMDAAGPLAPKYGGKIIVFNMNATAVEGKPKMVMAIAEFPSLADAQRFYNSPEYTAARRLRIESTEGSVVITEGFVAPTQKP; this is encoded by the coding sequence ATGAAGAAATACATCCTCACCGCAGCCGCCGTCATGGCGATGGCACTCTCTGCAACGGTTTACGCGCAGCCGCCCGGCTACATGATCGCCAACTACACGATCACCGACCAGGCCGGCTTCCAGCGATACATGGATGCTGCGGGGCCGCTGGCCCCCAAGTACGGCGGCAAGATTATCGTGTTCAACATGAACGCCACCGCCGTGGAGGGCAAGCCCAAGATGGTGATGGCCATCGCGGAATTCCCGAGCCTGGCCGACGCCCAGCGGTTCTACAACTCGCCGGAATACACCGCCGCCAGAAGGCTGCGCATCGAGTCCACAGAAGGCTCGGTCGTCATCACCGAAGGCTTCGTCGCGCCGACGCAGAAGCCGTGA